DNA from Deinococcus koreensis:
GATCACGGCGTGCCCGTGCAGGAGGACAGGGGCGCCCCCCGGCGTCGGTGACGCGGCGTCAGGGGACGAGCGGCGTTCCAGCCAGGCCTGCAGCGGCGTGATCAGGCGGAACAGGAAGGGATTGAGGGTGATGGAGAGGATGGCGCCCGCCAGGATCAGGTTCTGGCCCTGCGCACTCAGCAGCCCCAGGTCGCGGCCCAGCGCGGCGAGGATGAAGGAGAACTCCCCGATCTGGGCGAGCGAGAACGCCACGGTCAGCGCAGTGCCTGCCCCGTACCGCAGCAGCCGGACGATCAGGAAGGACGCGATGGTCTTGCCGACGATGATGATCAGCGCGGTGGCCAGCACCAGCAGCGGGGCCGTGACGAGGATGGCGGGGTTGAAGAGCATCCCGACCGAGACGAAGAACAGCACCGCGAAGGCGTCCTGGAAGGGCAGGGCGTCCTCGGCCGCCTGATGGCTGAACTTGCTCTCGCTCACGACCACACCGGCGAAGAACGCGCCCAGCGCGAAGGACACGTCGAAGAGCACCCCGGCGCCGTACGCGATGCCCAGGGCGGTGGCCAGCACCGCCAGGGTGAACAACTCCCGGGAGCCCAGCCGGGCGACGCGCGCCAGCATCCAGGGAATGAAGCGCCGGCCCGCGATCATCATCAGCGCCACGAACACGGCGACCTTGCCGACGGTCAGCAGCAGCGAGGTCAGCAGGCTGCCCGCATTCAGACCGCCCTCAGCCGCGCCAGTCAGCAGCGGGGCGATGGCCGGCAGGAGCACCAGGGTCAGCACCATCACGAGATCCTCGACGACCAGCCAGCCGACGGCGATCTTGCCCTTCTCGGTGTCGAGCGTGCCCCGCTCCGAACCACCGTCAGGATGTCGACGGGCTTGGGGGTCAGGCTATCGCCTGGGACGGAGTGGGAACAGCCTCGGGGAGTTGCAGCCTCACGTGCCCCTTCACGCCGCCAGCGGCAGACGCACCGTCACCGTCGTGCCCACCCCCAGCTGGCTTGCCAGGCCTACCTCTCCCCCATGGGCCTCCACGATCTTGCGCACGATGCTCAGGCCCAGCCCGCTCCCGCCCCCACTGCGCGCGGCCTGGGCGCGGTACAGCCGGTCGAAGACGTGCGGCAGGTGCTCGGGCGCGATGCCGCTCCCGGTGTCCCGTACTTCCAGCATGAGCATTTCCCCCTCTGGGACGGCCGAGACACACACCCGCCCACCGTGTGGGGTGTGGGCCAAGGCGTTGCTCAGCAGGTTGTGCAGCACCTGCCGGATGCGCTGCGGATCCACATGCGCCTGCAGGCCGTCCGTGCGCACGTCCGTCTCCAGCGCGACGCCCTGGCGCGCCGCGACCGCCTGCAGGGGGGTCACGGCGTCGTGCACCAGCCCGGCCACCGGCACGGCGCGGCGGTGGATCTGCAGCTCGCCCGCGTCCGCGAGCGCCAGGAAGCGCAGGTCACCGACCAGGCCCGCCATGTGCTGGGTCTCCTGATGCAGCCGCTCCAGGCGCTCGGGCGTGACCCGGAAGGTGCCGTCCCGCATGCCCTCGAGCGTGCCGGAGATCACGGAGAGCGGCGTGTTCAGGTCGTGCGCGATGTCCGCCGTCAGTTGCCGCCTGGCCTGCTGGCTCCGCACGACGTCCCCGTGCATCTCGTCGAACGCCGTGAGCACTGTGCCGAACTCGTCCCGACGCACCGGGGATGGCCCGGGCTCCTCGCCGCGCTGCAGGGCCCGGATGCGCGAGAGCAGGTCGTGCAGGGGGCGCAGCAGCGTGCCTGAGACGAGCACGCCCATCAGCACCGCCAGCGCGGTCGCGCCCAGCATCGCCCACCCGATCGCGCGCAGGGTGCGGTCGAGGAATTCCTGCCCCCGGCGGTCGGGGCGGAGCTGCATGCCCGAGGGCACGAGGTACCCCACCGTGCGCCCGGCGGCCACGACGGAAACCTCTCGCCGTCCCGTCACGGTCTGCCCCGACCGGACGTCGGGCATGGCGTACACGGCGCGCCGGCCGGCGTCCAGCACCAGCCAGGCCCCGAACACCTCGCCGGAGTCGCCGCGCGGGGAGCCGCGGGACGGCCCGCGGTGGTCGTCGCCACCCGAATCGGGCAGGGCGCTGGGCCGGAATCCGCTCAGGGTGCCGCGCTGCTCCGCATACGCCTGCGCCTGCGCCAGCACCGCCGCTCTCGCCTGCTCGCCCAGCAGGGCGCCCAGCTGCGAGCGGGTCGAGGCATACGCGATGTATCCCACCACGCCCAGGGCCACCGCGCTCACGAGGGCGAACGCGAGCGTCAGGCGCCACGCGAGCGTGCGCCAGAAGGCGGGCCTCATGGCCGCCGACCCGGACGAAGCCAGGAATCCCTCCAGACGAAATTGACCCGCCCCGGCCTGACCGGTTCCCCCCCGATCTGCCGGTGGCGCAGGCGGCCCTTTATACGGCCCAGCGGGCGCCATGTTCCCTGCTCAAGAGGGCGGCTGAGCGCACCCCAACCGGGATCCCCTCCTTGGGTTCGCAGCCCCACGGCCCGGCAGGCAGCGGCTGTCTGCCCGCCCTGCACCGGATGGAGGCGCGCGACCGGGTTCGGTTGTCCGGGATGCCGGTGACCCTGTGATCCGGTGAGACGTCCGCCCAGCGAGAAAGGCCAGGTCAGGTCGTCGGTTCCCGAGTCCAGCGGGTCGAATGTGGAAGCGGTCACGGTGGCCCGGTCAGCAGCGCGCAAACGGCGAAAGTGCTTCAGGCCGTCCATACCCGGCATCATACCTTTCAGCAGTGCGGCCTCCGGGCGATGGTGCCGGCCGGCGAGGAGACGCCGTGGGCGCTCCAGGGTCGCCCGCGGCCGGCCGCCCCGCTCGCCAGGGGGCCCGCGCACGACACCACCGTTCCTGGCGCAGCCAGAACCGCGCCAGAGCAAGGACAGACGGAGGCTCGCACAGCTGTGGACTGGAGCACGCCGGGGATGCGGAGCCTGACCGACGGTCTGCACCCCCACCGCCTCAGCGCCGTCTGGGGCCCTGAGGAGCCGTCGGCGCCGCCTCTTGGTTCGGCCGCGCCGAGCCGCTGAGTTCAACGATCACCCGCTCGCCAGGCCGCTCGACCACGGCGAACGCCGCGCCCTGTGCCGCCTCAGTCAGCGGCGCCTGCTGGTTGGCCACGGCTCCGCTCAGAGAGACGCTGCGGAGAATCCGGCCACCCTGAAGGGGGTCAGCACTGTAGAAGGTCACGCGGGTGGCCCCGCGCAGCGCCGCCCCCAGGGTTCCCCGATCCTCGCTTGCCCGTCCAGCCGGGTGTGCGCCCTGCGGGCCAGTGCGTTGGCCTACGGCTGGGGCCGTGTCCGGGGTGCTCCCGGCCTGGTCACGGCGAACGTCGCCAGACCGATTGCCCCGGCCCTCGGGGCGCGGCTGAGCCTGAGCGCTCTGATTCACCTGCTGCCCGGCGCGGGTGGCGCCCTGAGCGGCTACTGGAGCGGCGACGGCGCCTCCAGCGAGTGAGGCGACCAGCAGGGGCAGCAGCATGGTTGATTTGTTCCGCATAGTGTCTCTCCTTGGGTGGGCGGGTCTCCGCTCACCTGGCCTGAAGTCTGCGGGCGTCCTGTTCAGACGCCGGGTGGGCCATGTTCAGGAGGTGTGTACTGCTCCGCGGCCGTGCCTCACCACGATCTGAACGCCCGCCTCACTTGCCGGGTGCTCGCCCTGACTGGCACTGCCACAGTTCACCGCCAGCGGCTGGCGCCACAGCGACCGTCTTCTCGCCGGCACAGACCCAGCCTTGAGAGCCGGACACAGGCTGTTCACCGCGCTTGAACAAGTCGTGAATACGTCTGGGCTAGCGTTTCGCTCAGCAGGAGGTTCAGACCATGCAGATCGCCGTGACCACTGCCCAGGAGATTCCTATGACGCACATCCCACCCCTCGCGCCCTACCCCGCTGACGACCACGACCACCACAACGACCTGAACAACCTCGGACTGACGGCCGACCTGAACATGCTCACGCGTCCGGTCATGGATCGGCGCCGCGTGCTCTCCCTGGGTCTGCTGGGGGCCGGACTGCTCGTGGGCTGCCGCGCCGCGAGCCTCGCCGGCGCCGTCCCGGGTACCGGCACCGGCACGGGAGCGGCCGACTGCCCGGCGCCCATCCCTTCAGAAACCGCCGGGCCCTATCCGGCCAACGGCTCGGGGGCCTCGGGGCAGTCCCTGAACGTGCTGACCCGCTCGGGCATCGTTCGCCGGAACCTGCGAAAGAGCCTGGGGAGCGGGAACGTGGCCGCGGGTATCCCCCTGACCCTGACCCTCGCACTGGTGAATACGGGCGCGAGTTGCGCCGCGCTCTCGGGCTACGCCGTCTACCTGTGGCACTGCACGGCGGACGGCCAGTACTCGATGTACTCCGCGGACATCGTCGGCGAGGACTACCTGCGCGGGGTGCAGGCGTCGGGCGCAGATGGCACAGTCACGTTCACGACCGTCGTGCCCGGCTGCTACGCGGGGCGCTGGCCGCACATCCACTTCGAGGTATACCCCACCCTGGCTTCGGCCACGTCGGCGAGCAACAAGATTCAGACCTCCCAGCTCGCCCTGCCGGAAGCCACCTGCCGCGAGGTGTACGCCACGCCCGCCTATTCGGCCAGCCTGGGCAACCTGAGCCGCATCTCGCTGGCCCGCGACAACGTCTTCAGTGACGGCTCCACCGCCCAGATGGCGACCATGTCGGGCAGCGCGTCAGCCGGCTACGTGGCCACGCTGACCGTCGGCCTGGCCCGCTGATCCCACGGAACCCCTGCTCCGGGTCACCTGTGCGCCGGCGTGAACGCGCCATCATCCGTATCGGAGGAAACCGCCTTCTGGGAGGGGCAGCCGACCACGTCGTCCACCGTCGGCTGCCTCCAGGGCGTACCGAGGCTTTGACCCTGAACATCCGCCGCGCCGACGAGCACCGAGCCGCTTACCGACACGCTCCAGTGGGCCTCTGCACGAGCGCCCGACGGGGCACGGCGAGCGCGTCCATCGCGGACACATGACAGCGTGATCCAGCTGTGGAGACCGGGTGCGGGAGAGGAATGTCAGGTCTGGGTTGAATGGAACTTTCCGTCAGATTCGACCGCCCATTCTGGGCAGGTCGTTCCGTGGCGCTGCCTGGCCTTCTTGACGCCTTCAGCGACGCTCACTCAGATCCGGAGCTTCTGGTGAGCCACCTCGGGGCGGCGGACGATTCGGACGGGGATCGGGAGGACGGTGCCGCCTGGGGGCGAGTCAGATCCGTTTCCCGGACTTCTCGATCAGCTGACCGGAGGTCAATTCCCTCGACACGGTTCAGATCCTCACCCGGACAACGGCTCGAGAACGGTCACGGGGCCAGATCCGGATTGAGGCGGTAGCCCACCCCGAAGACCGTCTCGATCAGCCGCGGCCGCGCCGGCTCCGCCTCGATCTTCGTCCGCAGGTTGCGGACGTGCACGTCGATCGTGCGCTCTGAGCCCAGCGCCTCTTCCTGCAGCTGCTCGAGCAGTTCCAGGCGGTTATAGACCCGCCCCGGAGCGCGCATCAGGGTATGGAGCAGTTCGAATTCGGAGCGGGTCAGATCCACCCGTCCTCCGCGCACGTGCACGGTGCGCGCGTCCGAGTCCAGCGCCAGCTCATCCAGCCGGATCACCCCGTTCTGAGCGGGCTCCTGACCGCGGCGCAGGTGCGCCCGCACCCGCGCGAGCAGCTCGGCCATGGAAAAGGGTTTGGTCACGTAATCGTCGGCACCCAGTTCCAGGCCCAGCACCTTGTCGAGTTCGGCGTCCCGGGCGGTCAGGAAGATCACGGGCGCCGCGTCGACCGCACGGAAGCGCCGCAGGAATTCCAGGCCGTCCATGCCCGGCATCATGACGTCGAGCAGCACGAGGTCTGGGCGGTGGTGACGCGCCTCTAGCAGGCCCTCCTGCCCGTTGCCGGCCACACGCACAGCGAAGCCGTGCTCGGTGAGGTATTCGCGCACCATGTCGCGCACGCCCGCGTTGTCCTCCACGATCAGGATGGTCTTC
Protein-coding regions in this window:
- a CDS encoding response regulator transcription factor, which gives rise to MKTILIVEDNAGVRDMVREYLTEHGFAVRVAGNGQEGLLEARHHRPDLVLLDVMMPGMDGLEFLRRFRAVDAAPVIFLTARDAELDKVLGLELGADDYVTKPFSMAELLARVRAHLRRGQEPAQNGVIRLDELALDSDARTVHVRGGRVDLTRSEFELLHTLMRAPGRVYNRLELLEQLQEEALGSERTIDVHVRNLRTKIEAEPARPRLIETVFGVGYRLNPDLAP
- a CDS encoding intradiol ring-cleavage dioxygenase, translating into MQIAVTTAQEIPMTHIPPLAPYPADDHDHHNDLNNLGLTADLNMLTRPVMDRRRVLSLGLLGAGLLVGCRAASLAGAVPGTGTGTGAADCPAPIPSETAGPYPANGSGASGQSLNVLTRSGIVRRNLRKSLGSGNVAAGIPLTLTLALVNTGASCAALSGYAVYLWHCTADGQYSMYSADIVGEDYLRGVQASGADGTVTFTTVVPGCYAGRWPHIHFEVYPTLASATSASNKIQTSQLALPEATCREVYATPAYSASLGNLSRISLARDNVFSDGSTAQMATMSGSASAGYVATLTVGLAR
- a CDS encoding sensor histidine kinase translates to MRPAFWRTLAWRLTLAFALVSAVALGVVGYIAYASTRSQLGALLGEQARAAVLAQAQAYAEQRGTLSGFRPSALPDSGGDDHRGPSRGSPRGDSGEVFGAWLVLDAGRRAVYAMPDVRSGQTVTGRREVSVVAAGRTVGYLVPSGMQLRPDRRGQEFLDRTLRAIGWAMLGATALAVLMGVLVSGTLLRPLHDLLSRIRALQRGEEPGPSPVRRDEFGTVLTAFDEMHGDVVRSQQARRQLTADIAHDLNTPLSVISGTLEGMRDGTFRVTPERLERLHQETQHMAGLVGDLRFLALADAGELQIHRRAVPVAGLVHDAVTPLQAVAARQGVALETDVRTDGLQAHVDPQRIRQVLHNLLSNALAHTPHGGRVCVSAVPEGEMLMLEVRDTGSGIAPEHLPHVFDRLYRAQAARSGGGSGLGLSIVRKIVEAHGGEVGLASQLGVGTTVTVRLPLAA